In one window of Opitutus sp. GAS368 DNA:
- a CDS encoding MotA/TolQ/ExbB proton channel family protein — MLDIIKGAGLLIYPLALCSVIAVYIIAERLYALRKDAVLPDELVDAIVEGRVTQIGKNSVLARIVEFSERHKDDPEAVKAFARLEINRMERGVPYLDVIYVVSPMLGLTGTVFGLLRVFSQISPETGLPDPVAFTKGVSLALSATLIGLLVAIIAVVPAGYLQRKVENHAVKIDLLLERILARITKS; from the coding sequence ATGCTCGACATCATCAAGGGCGCCGGCCTGCTCATCTATCCGCTCGCACTCTGCTCCGTCATCGCCGTCTATATCATCGCCGAACGGCTCTATGCCCTGCGCAAGGACGCCGTCCTGCCCGACGAACTGGTTGACGCCATCGTCGAAGGCCGGGTGACCCAGATCGGGAAGAATTCGGTGCTCGCGCGCATCGTGGAATTCTCCGAACGCCACAAGGACGACCCCGAGGCGGTCAAGGCATTTGCCCGGCTGGAGATCAATCGCATGGAACGGGGCGTGCCTTACCTCGATGTCATCTATGTGGTGTCACCGATGCTCGGGCTGACCGGCACGGTGTTCGGCCTGCTCCGCGTGTTCTCCCAGATTTCCCCCGAGACCGGCCTGCCCGATCCGGTGGCCTTCACCAAGGGCGTGTCGCTGGCCCTGTCCGCCACCCTGATCGGCCTGCTCGTCGCGATCATCGCGGTGGTGCCCGCCGGTTACCTGCAGCGGAAAGTGGAGAACCACGCGGTCAAGATCGACCTGCTGCTGGAGCGCATCCTCGCGCGGATCACCAAGTCATGA
- a CDS encoding biopolymer transporter ExbD codes for MSGLYRKRSRRKELNLLPLIDVLVMLVFFAFVTMQFRSITTMNLTLPKVETAGKSELKESLTISITKDGGVDVNGHAATMEKLDELVRQLGTITKDITVVIRSDENTPLRFVTQAMDVCRKQGLNKIRLQSR; via the coding sequence ATGAGCGGGCTTTACAGGAAACGGTCGCGGCGGAAGGAACTCAACCTGCTGCCGCTGATCGATGTGCTCGTGATGCTGGTCTTCTTTGCCTTCGTCACGATGCAGTTCCGGTCCATCACGACGATGAACCTGACCCTGCCCAAGGTGGAGACGGCCGGCAAAAGCGAGCTAAAGGAATCGCTGACCATCAGCATCACCAAGGACGGCGGGGTCGACGTCAACGGTCACGCGGCGACCATGGAGAAGCTGGACGAGCTGGTCCGGCAGCTGGGCACCATCACGAAGGACATCACGGTCGTCATCCGCTCGGATGAAAACACGCCGCTGCGCTTTGTGACCCAGGCGATGGATGTCTGCCGCAAGCAGGGCCTGAACAAGATCCGGCTGCAGTCGCGGTAA
- a CDS encoding SDR family NAD(P)-dependent oxidoreductase → MVKSVSKKILITGVTRGLGRALAEWYIANGHTVIGCGRSAEVLNLRFTFPAPHDFTALDVVEENRVALWAEKVLAVHGAPDLLINNAALMNTPAPLWAVPAREFNQLIDVNIKGVANVLRHFVPAMVARKSGVIVNLSSGWGRSTAPEVAPYCASKYAIEGLTKALAQELPAGMAAVPLNPGVIDTDMLRQAWSDGASSYPKAGAWAKVAAPYILKLGPKDNGQSASVTAFED, encoded by the coding sequence GTGGTTAAATCTGTCTCGAAGAAAATCCTCATCACCGGCGTCACCCGCGGGCTCGGCCGCGCGCTGGCCGAGTGGTATATTGCGAACGGCCACACCGTCATCGGGTGCGGCCGCAGCGCCGAGGTGCTCAACCTGCGCTTCACTTTTCCGGCGCCGCACGATTTCACCGCGCTCGACGTGGTGGAGGAAAACCGGGTGGCGCTGTGGGCCGAGAAGGTGCTGGCGGTGCACGGCGCGCCCGACCTGCTCATCAACAATGCCGCCCTCATGAACACCCCGGCCCCGCTGTGGGCGGTGCCGGCGCGGGAGTTCAACCAGCTGATCGACGTGAACATCAAGGGGGTGGCGAACGTCCTCCGCCACTTCGTGCCCGCGATGGTGGCCCGGAAGTCCGGCGTGATCGTCAATTTGAGCTCCGGCTGGGGGCGCAGCACCGCGCCGGAGGTGGCGCCCTATTGTGCGTCGAAATATGCGATCGAGGGCCTGACCAAGGCGCTGGCCCAGGAACTGCCAGCCGGCATGGCGGCCGTGCCGCTCAACCCCGGCGTGATCGACACCGACATGCTCCGGCAGGCGTGGAGCGATGGTGCCTCCAGTTACCCCAAGGCCGGGGCTTGGGCGAAGGTCGCGGCGCCTTATATCCTCAAACTGGGCCCCAAGGACAACGGCCAGTCGGCCAGCGTCACGGCTTTCGAGGACTGA
- a CDS encoding adenylyltransferase/cytidyltransferase family protein, with the protein MKRVFVSGCYDIIHAGHAQFFEEARALGGHLTVCFASSDVLWRHKQRRSSLPDDHKRAVLAALRMVDEVVVGEGLEPGIDFREHFLRLRPDILAVTEDDKYAALKRELCAQVGAEYVVLPKTPPKCEPVSTTGIVRFIRAPDEAPLRVDFGGGWLDVPRFARAGAYIVNCTISPTVSLREWGYEQNAGLGGSAAWALLNGQDCFVSESDLGVGWQDPAVITETGLCVWRSGPRPGLEVKCSGDFLRGRMALYWSGKQHSTPGVVNRPRDYAGIAWAGALARDGVWAGSIEQIAAGVRASYAVQRAEGMEPLPGDSPVAEVAACRPLAWKYCGGGFGGYAVYLFGEPVHRDAACRLPGFRVIEPYVAVQR; encoded by the coding sequence ATGAAACGTGTTTTCGTCTCCGGCTGCTACGACATCATCCACGCCGGGCATGCGCAGTTTTTCGAGGAGGCCCGCGCGCTCGGCGGCCACCTGACGGTGTGCTTTGCCTCGTCCGATGTGCTCTGGCGGCACAAGCAGCGCCGCAGCTCGCTGCCGGATGACCACAAGCGGGCGGTGCTTGCCGCGCTGCGGATGGTGGATGAGGTGGTGGTGGGGGAGGGGCTGGAGCCCGGCATCGATTTCCGGGAGCACTTCCTGCGCCTGCGGCCCGACATCCTGGCGGTGACGGAGGACGACAAGTATGCGGCGCTCAAGCGCGAGCTTTGCGCCCAGGTCGGCGCGGAATACGTGGTGCTGCCGAAGACCCCGCCCAAGTGCGAGCCGGTCTCGACCACCGGCATCGTGCGCTTCATTCGCGCGCCGGATGAGGCGCCGCTGCGGGTCGATTTCGGCGGCGGGTGGCTGGACGTGCCGCGCTTCGCCCGGGCCGGGGCCTACATCGTCAACTGCACGATCTCGCCCACCGTGTCGCTGCGCGAATGGGGCTATGAGCAGAACGCCGGCCTCGGCGGCAGCGCGGCGTGGGCGTTGCTGAACGGCCAGGATTGCTTCGTCTCGGAGTCCGACCTCGGGGTCGGCTGGCAGGACCCGGCGGTGATCACCGAGACGGGCCTCTGCGTCTGGCGCAGCGGCCCGCGGCCTGGACTCGAGGTGAAGTGCAGCGGGGATTTCCTGCGCGGCCGCATGGCCCTCTACTGGTCGGGCAAGCAGCACTCGACGCCCGGCGTGGTGAACCGCCCGCGGGATTACGCCGGCATCGCCTGGGCCGGGGCCCTGGCCCGGGACGGGGTATGGGCCGGCAGCATCGAGCAGATCGCCGCCGGGGTGCGCGCCTCCTACGCGGTGCAACGGGCCGAGGGGATGGAGCCGCTGCCGGGCGATTCGCCCGTGGCCGAGGTGGCCGCCTGCCGCCCGCTCGCGTGGAAATACTGCGGCGGCGGGTTTGGCGGCTATGCCGTGTATCTCTTCGGCGAGCCGGTCCACCGCGATGCCGCCTGCCGGCTGCCCGGTTTCCGCGTCATCGAGCCCTACGTCGCCGTCCAGCGCTAG
- the dtd gene encoding D-aminoacyl-tRNA deacylase, whose translation MRVVVQRVSSASVTIAGRVAGRIGRGLLVFVGIEAADASADGEWLAQKIVRLRLFDDPEGHVHLSVADISGGILLISQFTLHASTAKGTRPSFTAAARPELAKPLYEQFIAQLTAALDRPVQTGEFGAMMEVALVNDGPVTLVIDSKQRE comes from the coding sequence ATGCGCGTCGTCGTCCAACGTGTCTCGTCGGCCAGTGTGACCATCGCCGGCCGCGTCGCCGGCCGGATCGGCCGCGGCCTGCTCGTGTTCGTCGGCATCGAGGCCGCCGATGCCAGCGCTGATGGCGAATGGCTGGCGCAGAAAATCGTCCGGTTGCGTCTCTTTGACGACCCGGAAGGCCACGTGCATCTTTCCGTGGCCGACATCAGCGGCGGCATTCTGCTCATCAGCCAGTTCACCTTGCACGCCAGCACGGCCAAGGGCACGCGCCCCTCGTTCACCGCCGCCGCCCGGCCCGAACTCGCGAAGCCGCTCTACGAGCAGTTCATCGCCCAGCTCACGGCCGCGCTCGACCGGCCGGTGCAAACGGGCGAGTTCGGCGCCATGATGGAAGTCGCCCTCGTCAACGATGGTCCGGTGACCCTCGTCATCGACTCGAAGCAGCGGGAGTGA
- the fabV gene encoding enoyl-ACP reductase FabV translates to MIIKPKVRGFVCVTAHPTGCTAHIQQQIDHVKAKGPIKNGPKRVLVIGASTGYGLASRITAAFGSGAATLGIFFERPSEEGRPATPGWYNSIAFTRAAQAAGLYAGNINGDAFSDDIKQQAIATIARDMGGPIDLVVYSLASPRRTHPKTGAVHKSVLKPLGAPYTNKTVDPDKGIVSEVTIEPANEAEAADTVAVMGGEDWEMWIQALADARLLAPGATAVAYSYIGPVHTWPIYKDGTIGRAKVDLERAARAIDAKLKAHGNGRAFISVNKALVTQASSAIPVVPLYISILYKVMKAAGTHEGCIEQMQRLFATQLYNGSTLKFDSEGRVRVDDWEMRPEIQNPVSEIWPKVTTENLAALTDIAGYRTEFLKLFGFGLPGVNYDAEVEPHQEF, encoded by the coding sequence ATGATAATCAAACCGAAGGTCCGCGGCTTCGTCTGCGTGACCGCCCACCCCACGGGTTGCACCGCGCACATCCAGCAGCAGATCGACCATGTGAAGGCCAAGGGCCCGATCAAGAACGGCCCGAAGCGGGTCCTGGTCATCGGCGCCTCCACCGGCTACGGCCTGGCTTCGCGCATCACCGCGGCCTTCGGCTCCGGCGCCGCCACGCTCGGCATCTTCTTCGAGCGCCCGTCCGAGGAGGGCCGTCCCGCCACCCCGGGCTGGTATAACTCCATCGCCTTCACCCGCGCCGCCCAGGCCGCCGGCCTCTACGCGGGCAACATCAACGGCGACGCCTTTTCGGACGACATCAAGCAGCAGGCCATCGCCACGATCGCCCGCGACATGGGCGGCCCGATCGACCTCGTCGTCTACTCTCTCGCCTCTCCCCGCCGCACGCACCCGAAGACCGGCGCCGTCCACAAGTCCGTCCTCAAACCCCTTGGCGCCCCCTATACCAACAAGACTGTCGACCCCGACAAGGGCATCGTCAGCGAGGTCACCATCGAGCCTGCCAACGAGGCCGAGGCCGCCGACACGGTGGCCGTCATGGGCGGCGAGGACTGGGAGATGTGGATCCAGGCCCTGGCTGACGCCAGGCTGCTGGCGCCCGGCGCGACCGCCGTCGCCTATTCCTACATCGGGCCGGTGCACACCTGGCCCATCTACAAGGACGGCACCATCGGCCGCGCCAAGGTCGACCTCGAGCGCGCCGCCCGCGCCATCGACGCGAAGCTCAAGGCCCACGGCAACGGCCGCGCCTTCATCTCCGTCAACAAGGCGCTGGTCACGCAGGCCAGCTCGGCCATCCCGGTCGTGCCGCTCTACATTTCCATCCTCTACAAGGTCATGAAGGCCGCGGGCACGCACGAGGGCTGCATCGAGCAGATGCAGCGGCTCTTTGCCACCCAGCTCTACAACGGCAGCACGCTTAAGTTCGACAGCGAGGGCCGCGTCCGCGTGGACGACTGGGAGATGCGCCCCGAGATCCAGAACCCCGTCTCGGAAATCTGGCCGAAGGTCACGACCGAGAACCTCGCCGCGCTCACCGACATCGCCGGCTACCGCACCGAGTTCCTCAAGCTCTTCGGCTTCGGCCTGCCGGGCGTGAACTACGACGCCGAGGTCGAGCCGCACCAGGAATTCTAA